In the genome of Capricornis sumatraensis isolate serow.1 chromosome 4, serow.2, whole genome shotgun sequence, the window ATAGCCTCTGCTTTAGCTTCTCTCAATGTGTTTTCTCACTATTTCTTGGAGGAAATGTGAATCTTCCTACTGACAATTATAAAATCAATGTTCGCAAATTTTCTGACTTTAATTATAGTCATTATGGTTAAGTTTAGACTGACTAATTTGGATTATTATAGCATATACATAAATTTAATGAATCATTATCTACCTAAAACTTTTGTAACAATATGCTTTTCATTTAAACATGCAATAGCACTTTCTTTTGCATGTATAAATCAATCATTGTAAGAATAAAGGATATAAAGGCAGTTCGCCAGGAAATGAGATAGTTCTGCAGTTACGTAGTTTTTTCTAAAACTGTGATTGTTAACTTGGACTTTGAATTTAACTTATAGTGTATGGCACTTGtgattttaaatttgtaattatATCCTTTAGAGTGAGTTTCTCCTTTAGTGTAAAGTGTATAACTATGAACTCAAgtgtttttttaatgactaagCACCTATTGGCTGATTTGCTGTCTGGTTTTTTTGTCACTGCTAAGCCACACCTATCAGTGAAGTCTGCTTCTCAGGTAGCCTTCTATACCAGGTCAGAGCATTTCTGAAAACATCAGTGATCCGTAGGCCTTCTTGCTCCCCTGCCACAAAAGCTAGAGTTTTCTAACCATTTTCAACTCTTTGGGCTTAAAGTAGTTCTCTTTCAAAGACTCCCACATCTTGGTTGCCAGATGTGTACAATGATCTTAATGATTCGGTACGACTTCTGATTTGAACCAGAAGACTAGAGAGCAGTGTTGGTTATTTCAGGTGAGTACAGAAATCTCTCATGAGTTCATATGTTACAAAACTGTCTCTAGCTTTAAAGGGCTTCCATCTTTTCTTGCTCTAATACTGGTTTCACCAAGTCTTCacgcattttctctttttctgtgttcTCAATGAGATAACCAGCCGAGTTAGCACTCATTCACTTGACAAACAGTTATTGAGGGCCTTCTATTTGCCAGGCCCTCTTTATTCTACGAACTGGAAAGAGATCAGTGGATGACAGAACATAGTTCCTTTCCTTGTGGAGTGTAGGTGACTGCCAAGGTGGCTAAGGTCACATGATATAAGTGCCTGACAATAACCTTTTGATTGCCGAGGCCTCCATCTCTGGCACTgctctcttttacttttattggCTGGGCTATGTggtttgtgagatcttagttctctaaccagggattgaaaccactccctcagcagtgaaactgttggaccaccaaggaggtcctAAAGGCCTCCATCTTGATAGGACATATTGCCAGCTATTTACAACTACTAATAAACACCTAGATAAGATGCCAGGTTGCCCCCAACCCATGAAGTTTCCCCTTTAGAAAATGCCAGGTAAACTAGATAACTGACCGTTCACTCAAGTGACTCCATTCCTCCCCTCAAGAGCCCTAATTCCCTCtcttacattttaatttcacCATTAAAGAGTGAACTTATGAAACCCTAGGCACCCTATCCTCAACCCTTAAAAGGCAGAGTCCCAGgtgctttctccctctctcctcatGACTTCACTGTATGGCCCTGGATGTGTCATGTACCCTCTGGATCTGTGAGTAATAAACTTTGCTTTTTTCCTGATGGTTGCTACTGAGGTGGGTCTTGCAATCATAATAACCAAAACAGCCAGTCCAGAGACAACACTGGCTGGTGGGGAAAGTTCTGTGAGGATTCCCACAGGTAGTTTCAGCCCAGCTGAGTGCCTTAGCATCACACAGAGAGGCTGAGATGGACATGAAGTAGGTTGTTTGTCAACCACAGTCACAGTTGGCTCAATGGGCTCAGGGTTCTGTGATGAGCTAGAGGaatgaggtgggggtgggtggtgggagggaggctccagttTACAGTCAAGGTTGTAAACCATTGTATTACAGTTAGTTGTTTGTTGAAGTGAAAATACAGTTTACttataaatcaattttttatAAGATgaagaattttatcaaaagcagaATTAATGAAAAGGAGAACCTATCTCCTACTCATCCATCACCtgctttttttggcttttttcttagtattttttcCTCTAAGTTGATGATAGCTAATTCAGAATCAAATAGGCAGTAGCTACGTGGAAACAAAGTTCAAAAATTCAAAGTAGGAGCTCAGAAAGAGGTATGATTTTGGTACCTGTGCATATCACTTCCCTTTTAATCTATTTCTTCAAGAAATCTTAAAAGGCTTCAAATCCTAAGTCAATTGTCTTTGTCCTTAGAAACGAAAACTAACTATGAACTCTAGATTTTGAAACACCATCCTCGGTGTTCCAACTGCATTTTGGTCAAGTTTTTGTCATATACAACAGTAATAGTTTATTAAAAGTTATTTCTTCCATAACTCTGTGAGATCCTATATATTGCTTCTCTTTATTATGTTTCTTTCATCTATAACAGTATCTGAAATATTATGGAGATTATTAAATGAAATCGATGAACAATGTTTCTATTTCGGAGGTTATTTTCTGGGAATACTATTAAAATTGAGAAACATGAATCCAAATGGCAtcgagtttctgttgagaaaggaAGTACAAATGAGTGTAAAGAAATCTGTCTCACATTTGCATCTTTGCATACctgattttccttttccagatgtCTCCACAAGTGGAAAAATGCTGCCAGCACCGATGATGAGTGGGCACATTCACTGCTTAATCTGGAAATCAGTAGCCGATTGAAAGCAAAATTCAAGTTTTCCATTTAGAGCTATGGGAGTGGATCTCCTGGCATAAATTTCAGAACTACGGctggaataaaagagaaagatctTTATGAAGATATGTGAGATGGTATCTGAGTGTCATTAAGCATTTttgaaaagaatcaaactgggtaTCATTCTACAACACTTGGACAGcaacaaaagcaagaaaaaatcaGCGAAAAATAGTATTAGCTTTCTGGATTCTTTCTACAGAAATGCCATCTGGAATTGAAAATACTTTTCTAGTAGCAACAATAGGAGGATTTGTGATTGGAATGTTGGGGAATGGGTTCATTGTACTAGTTAACTGCATTGACCTGGTGAAGAGACAAAAGCTCTCATCAGCTGACTGCATCCTCACAGGCCTGGCTATCTCCAGAATCAGTCAACTTTGGGCAATACTATGTGACTCATTTTTATTGGTACTATGGCCACACCTATATGCCATTGATAAACTAACAAAGGTTGTTAATAGTTTTTGGATACTGTCCAATCACCTAGCTACCTGGTTTGCCACCTGTCTAAGTGTTTTCTACTTCTTTAAAGTAGCCAATTTCTCCCACCCCTGCTTCACTTGGCTGCGGTGGCGAATTCGTAGTGTGGTGCTGGTGCTTCTCTTGGGGTCTTTGTCCTTATTGTTTTTGAATTCTGAATCAATATATATGTTTAGTCATATCTCAACTAACAGCTACAAAATATATGCAAGAAACTCAACGTGGTCCCCAGATGTAAGTGAAACTCATGATCTTCACCAGTTGATTGTTTTTAACTTCATCAGCTTAATCCCCTTTCTTCTGTCCCTGACCTCACTGCTCCTCTTAGTCCTCTCCTTGATGAGGCACATCAGGAATTTGCAGCTCAACCCCAGCTCAAAGGATCTCAGCACAGAGGCCCATAAAAGAGCCATGAAAATGGTGatgtctttcctcttcctcttcgtCATTCATGTTTCTTCCGTCCTATTAACAGGTTGGGTTTTCCTTAAACTGCAGGGATGTCTGGCCAAATTGGTGGTTGTGTTAACTTCGACTGTTTTTCCTTCAAGCCACTCGTTTATCCTAATTTTGGGAAATAGCAAGCTGAGACAAAATGCCATAGGACTACTGTGGTATCTTAACTGCCGCCTGAAAAGAGTGAAATCTTTAGCTTCATAGATTTATCCAGAATTTTCTATATTCCAAGAGCATTGAATTAATCATGAGAAATTGAAGATGCATTTTAACTTCTGTTTTTCTCACTGGATTCCTTTAGACTCTACTGAGCATCAGAAGCTTTCCCTCGAATGGCCTATAAACTAACAATCTACTCGGAGATGAACCGATATTTTATAAAGCAAGCATCATTGGCATCATAAGACTTTCTACTAGTGAAAAAAATTTgagcaatataaaatatatagtgtactatgtattaattttatatatgttggaaaatatttactatagtcATATGTGAGGAAAAACATGAATATTTAGACATGCAAATCTTTTTCAAAGTAGAGCAGGTGAAATCTTTGTAAAAAATTaagctaaaaataaatcaagggggattccctggtggctcagtggtggagagtCTGCCTTCCATGGAGAAGACACAGGATCAGTCTCTGACTCGAGAAGGTCCCACATGTCGCAGAGTACCTGGGCCCTTGCACACAACTATAGAGTCTGTGCCCTGCCGCCTggaagccgcaactactgaactcATGTGCTGtaactgttgaagcctgtgcGCCCTACAGGCtctggtctgcaacaagagaagccaccacaatgagaagcccattctctgcaactagaaaaaagcctgcacagcaatggagACCAGCAAAgcccaaaatgaaaaataaagaagttcaattataaaaaatagataaatcaagGACTAAAACTGTTGGAAGCACAGAACCTTAAAATGACTGTCGACTTTGCGAGTTAATTTTTCTCAGGGCAAAATGAGGACAGCCGCCCTGGAttcagcacctcagatagctctgagagactgctccaaagaggcaggggagAAGGTCAGTATAGaggtgattttggtgaagggggaatatatgcaatcaagcacatatttttgcagaatgtttctgctagtcacaaagAGCAGTCGTCACCATGAAGGACTGCAGGGCTTTTTttgatatgaggagatacaagaactgAGCTCATAAAGTTGTTtcttgaaaatatctaactatctgaagacctgttctgccagttttccctgAGCTCAAAGTGCCTTATTTCTGCTCTCTACCCTGAACtcctaagtgaagtcgctcagttgtgtccgactctttgcgaccccatggactatatcctaccaggctcctctgtccatggaattttccaggcaagagtactggagtgggttgccattgccttctccaggggatcttcccgacacaaggattgaacccgggtctcctgcattgcaggcagatgctttaccctctgaatcaccagggaagccaccaaagGAAGGTGGAGGAAGTGCCAAAATCAGCAGCTGCAACAGATGATTTAATCCTTATAGAGGTAGGTGGCAAGTGTTATTTTGTAGCTGACATGACCAAAAGAGCTTTAAAACAAAGGTGTAGACTATTATTAGGAATCCAAGCTAGACTAGCCACTATtttgcaaaataagaaaaaattaactaAACTTATAAAAAGATTTGGAATAATTATTCCCTAAGTGTATAATAATACTTTTATGCCTACttaatatttttctgtctcatttcagttcagttcagtcactcagtcatgtccaactcttcgtgaccccatgaatcaaagcacaccaggcctccctgtccatcaccaactcccagagtttacccaaacccatgtccatcgagtcggtaatgccatccagccatctcatcccctgttgtccccttcttctcctgcctccaatcctttccagcattagggtctttgcaatgagtcaactctttgcatgaggtggctaaagtattggagtttcagcttcaacatcagtccttccaatgaacacccaggactgatctcctttacgatggactggttggatcttcttgcagtccaagggactctcaagagtcttctccaacaccactgttcaaaagcatcaattcttcggcactcagctttcttcaccatccgactctcacatgactactggaaaaattatattgATCAAAATCACACTTTGATatcaaaggtgtgtgtgtgtggtgtgtgtttgtgtgtgtatgagaatTGTATGAAAACTAATGTCCTTTGTCAGAGAGAACAAAAACAATTCACCAGGgacaaaaacagaaaggaaagtttACAAGAGAATATCacttatttgtagaatttttggacatgtttatgtgtgtgtgtgtgtgtgtgtgtgtgtgtacctgtttATGTTTAGTGCTGAGTTGATGCctataacaattaaaataaaacaaagcagggcttccctagtggctcagctggtaaagaatcttccagcaagttgggagacctgggtttgatccctgggttgggaagatcccttggagaagggaagggctaccctctccagtattctggcctggagaattccagggactgtatagtccacagggttgcaaagagtcagacataactgagtgactcacttcatttcacttcacaaaAGCAGCTGAAAATATACATCTTAAGgccagtcagttcaattcagtcattcagtcatgttcatctctttgcaactccatggactgaagcacaccagggttccctgtccatccccaacttctggagcttactcaaactcgtgtccatcgagtcagtgatgccatccaaccatttcatcctctgtcgatcccttctcctcctgccttcaaactttcccagcaacaggatcttttccagtgagtcagtcagAGGTGACCTGAcagtcatcaggtggccagactattggagcttcaggttcaacatcagtctttccaatgaatattcagggttgatttcctttaggatggactggtttgatctccttgctgtataagggactctcaagagtcttctctggcaacacagttcaaaggcgtcaatttttcggcactcagctttgtttatacttcaactctcacatccacacgactactgcaaaaaccatagctttgactagacaaaccattgtcagcaaagaaatatctctgtctttcaatatgctgtctatattggtcatagctattctttcaaggaggaagtgtcttaatttcatggctgcagtcaccatttacagtgattttggagcccctcaaaataaagtctctcactgcttccattgtttccctatctatctgccatgaagtgatgggaccggatgccataatctgttttctgaatgttgacttttaagccaagttttttactcttttctttcacttttatcaagaggctctgtagttcttctttactttctgccataaagatggtgtcatctgcatatctgaagttattgatatttctcccagcaatcttgattccagcttgtgcttcctccagccctgcatttcgcatgatatattcagcacagaagttaaataaccagggtgacaatatacagcctttacatactcctttcccaatttggaaccagtatgctgttccatgtctggttctaactgttgcttcttgacctgtatacagatttctcaggaagcaggtaaggtgtcCAGTACATCTTTTccccacaatttattgtgatccacacagtcaaaggctttggcatagtcaatagagcagaagtagatgttttactggaattttc includes:
- the LOC138077586 gene encoding taste receptor type 2 member 42-like translates to MPSGIENTFLVATIGGFVIGMLGNGFIVLVNCIDLVKRQKLSSADCILTGLAISRISQLWAILCDSFLLVLWPHLYAIDKLTKVVNSFWILSNHLATWFATCLSVFYFFKVANFSHPCFTWLRWRIRSVVLVLLLGSLSLLFLNSESIYMFSHISTNSYKIYARNSTWSPDVSETHDLHQLIVFNFISLIPFLLSLTSLLLLVLSLMRHIRNLQLNPSSKDLSTEAHKRAMKMVMSFLFLFVIHVSSVLLTGWVFLKLQGCLAKLVVVLTSTVFPSSHSFILILGNSKLRQNAIGLLWYLNCRLKRVKSLAS